A genomic region of Labrys wisconsinensis contains the following coding sequences:
- the infB gene encoding translation initiation factor IF-2, translating into MTDTKNPGDTLTVTPSKTLTLKRPSSAPDIVRQNFSHGRTKAVVVETVKSRRPGPIPSSPPPAPPVQARPPAPPVPPRPAAPPPQAAAPRPAPAAPAAAPVPPRPPVAPQPAAPAPQPAAAPAQAPQPVAAAPQPAAPVARAPAPTPPAPPPAAPVQPVPPPRPAVAAAPPAAPVPTPAPAPAPVRAAAPAAAPARPAAPQPAPRQPTGSPGGQRSGAPQGQRPSRPGMVLRTLSEDEKDARTRALADARVREAEDRKRAAEDAERRAAEDARREAERLAAEARKREEDERHRREEETRRRGEEEARRRLGDAPAPAREAPAERRDGPPPERRPAGPRERDGAPFGDRRPSGPREGGAPRPSGPREGAPFGDRRPSGPREGGAPFGDRRPSGPREGGAPFGDRRPSGPREGGAPFGDRRPGGGGGGGGGFNRGAPAGFGASESPVGAPPTRSVGPSRARAVTEDDDRGPRRTGGPGGRGAAPVKREATPRAGEVKQRGRLTVTSATGDSDERTRSVASFRRRTQRMSGHRQVEQKEKLTREVVIPEAITIQELANRMSERAVDVIRLLMKQGEMKKINDVIDADTAQLIAEELGHTVKRVSEADVEEGLYGEADIDDHLEPRPPVVTIMGHVDHGKTSLLDAIRSANVVSGEAGGITQHIGAYQVVSPLGGKITFIDTPGHAAFTAMRARGAKVTDIVVLVVAADDGVMPQTVEAINHAVAAKVPLIVAINKIDKPDAKPERVRTELLQHNVQVESMGGETLEIEVSAKQKTNLDKLLEAIQLQAEILNLQANPDRAAEGTVIEAKLDRGRGPVATVLVQRGTLHPGDIVVAGAEWGRVRALVNDVGETIAEARPSVPVEVLGFNGTPEAGDRVAVVENEARAREITDYRERQKRERTAARMGAGRGTLADMMSALKSGSGAKELPLVIKADVQGSLEAIVGALEKVGNDEVKARVIHSGVGGITESDITLAEASGAAVIGFNVRAHKEAREAAERTGTEIRYYNIIYDLVDDMKGVLSGLLAPTLREAFLGNAQILEVFNISKVGKVAGCRVTDGRVERGASVRLIRDNVVVHEGKLSTLKRFKDEVKEVQVGQECGMAFENYQDMRAGDVIECYRVEEVKRTL; encoded by the coding sequence ATGACTGATACGAAGAACCCGGGCGATACGCTGACCGTTACGCCCAGCAAGACCTTGACGCTGAAGCGCCCGTCGAGCGCGCCCGACATCGTGCGCCAGAACTTTTCGCACGGCCGCACCAAGGCCGTCGTGGTGGAGACGGTGAAGAGCCGTCGGCCAGGTCCGATCCCGAGCTCCCCGCCGCCGGCACCCCCGGTCCAGGCGCGCCCGCCGGCGCCGCCCGTTCCGCCGCGTCCGGCCGCGCCGCCGCCGCAGGCCGCTGCCCCGCGGCCGGCGCCGGCGGCTCCGGCCGCAGCGCCCGTTCCGCCGCGTCCGCCCGTGGCCCCCCAGCCCGCCGCGCCGGCGCCCCAGCCGGCCGCCGCACCGGCACAGGCACCGCAGCCCGTCGCGGCCGCGCCCCAGCCTGCCGCGCCCGTGGCACGGGCTCCCGCCCCGACCCCGCCTGCGCCGCCGCCCGCCGCGCCGGTCCAGCCGGTGCCGCCGCCGCGCCCGGCCGTGGCCGCTGCTCCGCCGGCCGCACCTGTACCCACCCCCGCACCCGCGCCCGCGCCGGTCCGTGCAGCCGCCCCGGCGGCGGCGCCCGCCCGCCCGGCGGCACCCCAGCCGGCCCCGCGCCAGCCGACGGGTTCGCCCGGCGGCCAGCGCTCCGGCGCTCCGCAGGGCCAGCGCCCGTCGCGTCCCGGCATGGTGCTGCGCACCCTGTCTGAGGATGAGAAGGACGCCCGCACCCGCGCCCTTGCCGATGCCCGCGTCCGCGAGGCGGAGGACCGCAAGCGCGCGGCCGAGGATGCCGAGCGTCGCGCCGCCGAGGACGCCCGCCGCGAGGCCGAGCGCCTGGCGGCCGAGGCGCGCAAGCGCGAGGAGGACGAGCGTCACCGCCGCGAGGAGGAGACCCGCCGCCGCGGCGAGGAGGAAGCGCGCCGCCGTCTCGGCGATGCGCCGGCTCCCGCCCGCGAGGCACCGGCGGAGCGCCGCGACGGTCCGCCTCCAGAGCGCCGTCCGGCCGGCCCGAGGGAGCGGGATGGTGCGCCCTTCGGCGACCGTCGTCCCAGCGGTCCGCGCGAGGGCGGCGCCCCTCGCCCCAGCGGCCCACGCGAGGGCGCCCCGTTCGGCGACCGTCGTCCCAGCGGTCCGCGCGAAGGCGGCGCTCCGTTCGGTGACCGTCGTCCCAGCGGCCCCCGCGAAGGCGGCGCTCCGTTCGGCGACCGTCGTCCCAGCGGTCCGCGTGAAGGCGGCGCCCCGTTCGGCGACCGCCGCCCCGGCGGCGGCGGCGGCGGTGGTGGTGGCTTCAACCGCGGCGCTCCCGCCGGCTTCGGCGCGTCGGAATCGCCCGTCGGCGCTCCGCCGACGCGCAGCGTCGGTCCGAGCCGCGCCCGCGCGGTCACGGAGGACGACGACCGCGGCCCCCGCCGCACCGGCGGCCCCGGTGGCCGCGGCGCGGCGCCGGTCAAGCGCGAGGCGACGCCGCGCGCCGGCGAGGTCAAGCAGCGCGGCCGCCTGACGGTCACCAGCGCTACCGGCGACAGCGACGAGCGCACCCGCTCGGTCGCCTCGTTCCGCCGGCGCACCCAGCGCATGAGCGGCCATCGCCAGGTGGAGCAGAAGGAGAAGCTGACGCGCGAGGTCGTGATCCCGGAGGCGATCACCATCCAGGAGCTCGCCAACCGCATGTCGGAGCGCGCCGTGGACGTCATCCGCCTGCTGATGAAGCAGGGCGAGATGAAGAAGATCAACGACGTGATCGACGCCGACACCGCGCAACTGATCGCCGAGGAGCTCGGCCACACCGTCAAGCGCGTCTCCGAAGCCGACGTCGAGGAAGGCCTCTATGGCGAGGCCGACATCGACGATCATCTGGAGCCGCGTCCGCCGGTCGTCACCATCATGGGCCATGTCGACCACGGCAAGACGTCGCTGCTCGACGCCATCCGCTCGGCCAATGTCGTCTCCGGCGAAGCCGGCGGCATCACCCAGCACATCGGCGCCTATCAGGTGGTCTCGCCGCTCGGCGGCAAGATCACCTTCATCGACACGCCCGGCCACGCCGCGTTCACCGCCATGCGCGCCCGCGGCGCCAAGGTGACGGACATCGTGGTGCTGGTGGTGGCGGCCGATGACGGCGTCATGCCGCAGACCGTGGAGGCCATCAATCACGCGGTCGCCGCCAAGGTGCCGCTGATCGTGGCGATCAACAAGATCGACAAGCCCGACGCCAAGCCGGAACGCGTGCGCACCGAGCTCCTCCAGCACAATGTGCAGGTGGAATCGATGGGCGGCGAGACGCTGGAGATCGAGGTCTCGGCCAAGCAGAAGACCAATCTCGACAAGCTGCTCGAGGCTATCCAGCTGCAGGCCGAGATCCTCAACCTGCAGGCCAACCCGGATCGCGCCGCCGAAGGCACGGTCATCGAAGCCAAGCTCGATCGCGGCCGCGGCCCGGTGGCCACGGTCCTGGTCCAGCGCGGCACGCTGCATCCCGGCGACATCGTCGTCGCCGGCGCCGAGTGGGGCCGCGTGCGCGCCCTGGTCAACGATGTCGGCGAGACCATCGCCGAGGCGAGGCCGTCGGTTCCGGTCGAGGTGCTCGGCTTCAACGGCACGCCGGAAGCGGGCGACCGCGTCGCGGTGGTCGAGAACGAGGCCCGCGCCCGCGAGATCACCGACTATCGCGAACGCCAGAAGCGCGAACGCACCGCCGCCCGCATGGGCGCCGGCCGCGGCACCCTGGCGGACATGATGTCGGCGCTGAAGTCCGGCTCCGGCGCCAAGGAGCTGCCGCTCGTCATCAAGGCCGACGTGCAGGGCTCGCTCGAAGCCATCGTCGGCGCGCTGGAGAAGGTCGGCAACGACGAGGTCAAGGCTCGCGTCATCCATTCGGGCGTCGGCGGCATCACCGAATCGGACATCACGCTGGCCGAGGCTTCGGGAGCGGCGGTCATCGGCTTCAACGTGCGCGCCCACAAGGAAGCGCGCGAGGCGGCCGAGCGTACCGGCACCGAGATCCGCTACTACAATATCATCTACGATCTCGTGGACGATATGAAGGGCGTGCTCTCCGGCCTGCTGGCGCCGACCCTGCGCGAAGCCTTCCTCGGCAATGCCCAGATCCTGGAGGTGTTCAACATCTCCAAGGTCGGCAAGGTCGCGGGCTGCCGCGTCACCGATGGCCGCGTCGAGCGCGGGGCGAGCGTCCGCCTCATCCGCGACAACGTGGTGGTGCACGAGGGCAAGCTCTCGACGCTCAAGCGCTTCAAGGACGAGGTCAAGGAAGTTCAGGTCGGCCAGGAATGCGGCATGGCCTTCGAGAACTACCAGGACATGCGCGCCGGCGACGTGATCGAGTGCTACCGGGTGGAAGAGGTCAAGCGCACGCTCTGA
- the nusA gene encoding transcription termination factor NusA, whose amino-acid sequence MAVSANRLELLQIADAVAREKVIDRQIVLAAMEDAIQKAARSRYGQETEVRAEINPKTGEIRLSRLLEVVEQIENDATQILLEDARRKNPAAQLGDWIAETLPPFDFGRIAAQSAKQVIVQKVREAERDRQYDEFKDRVGSIVNGLVKRVEYGNVVVDLGRGEAIIRRDELLPREVFRPGDRIRAYLFDVRREQRGPQVFLSRTHPQFMAKLFEQEVPEIYDGIIEVKAVARDPGSRAKIAVISRDSSIDPVGACVGMRGSRVQAVVGELQGEKVDIIPWSPDVAAFIVNALQPAEVSKVVLDEDSEKIEVVVPEAQLSLAIGRRGQNVRLASQLTGWDIDILTEAEESERRQKEFVARTQTFMQALNVDEVVGQLLASEGFRTVEEVAYVDASDVASIEGFDEDTAAEIQTRARGYLARIEAELDEKRRALGVEDDLKGVEGVTTAMLVALGENDVKSVEDLAGCATDDLVGWSERKDGELTKHPGYLDSFELSREEAEAIIVAARVKAGWIEPPAAPAEAAAESGAEAGAEAVEAAGHGA is encoded by the coding sequence ATGGCCGTCAGCGCGAACCGTCTTGAACTCCTGCAGATCGCCGACGCGGTTGCCCGTGAGAAGGTGATCGACCGCCAGATCGTGCTCGCCGCCATGGAGGACGCCATCCAGAAGGCGGCCCGGTCGCGCTATGGCCAGGAGACCGAGGTCCGGGCCGAGATCAACCCCAAGACCGGCGAGATCCGCCTGTCGCGCCTGCTCGAGGTGGTCGAGCAGATCGAGAACGACGCCACGCAGATCCTCCTGGAGGACGCCCGCCGCAAGAACCCGGCCGCCCAGCTCGGCGACTGGATCGCCGAGACGCTGCCGCCCTTCGACTTCGGCCGCATCGCGGCGCAGTCGGCCAAGCAGGTGATCGTGCAGAAGGTGCGCGAGGCCGAGCGCGACCGTCAGTACGACGAGTTCAAGGACCGGGTCGGCTCCATCGTCAACGGCCTGGTCAAGCGCGTCGAGTACGGCAACGTCGTCGTCGACCTCGGCCGGGGCGAGGCCATCATCCGCCGCGACGAATTGCTGCCGCGCGAGGTGTTCCGGCCGGGCGACCGCATCCGCGCCTATCTCTTCGACGTGCGCCGCGAGCAGCGCGGCCCGCAGGTGTTCCTGTCGCGCACCCATCCCCAGTTCATGGCCAAGCTGTTCGAGCAGGAGGTGCCGGAGATCTATGACGGCATCATCGAGGTGAAGGCCGTCGCCCGCGATCCCGGCTCCCGCGCCAAGATCGCCGTCATCAGCCGCGATTCCTCCATCGATCCCGTGGGCGCCTGCGTCGGCATGCGCGGCTCGCGCGTGCAGGCGGTGGTCGGCGAGCTGCAGGGCGAGAAGGTCGACATCATCCCCTGGTCGCCCGACGTCGCAGCCTTCATCGTCAACGCGCTGCAGCCGGCCGAGGTCTCCAAGGTGGTGCTCGACGAGGACTCCGAGAAGATCGAGGTGGTCGTGCCCGAGGCGCAGCTCTCCCTCGCCATCGGCCGCCGCGGCCAGAACGTGCGCCTGGCTTCCCAGCTCACCGGCTGGGACATCGACATCCTCACCGAGGCCGAGGAGAGCGAGCGCCGCCAGAAGGAGTTCGTCGCCCGCACCCAGACCTTCATGCAGGCCCTCAACGTCGACGAGGTCGTCGGCCAGCTCCTGGCCTCCGAGGGCTTCCGCACCGTCGAGGAAGTGGCCTATGTCGACGCCTCCGACGTCGCCTCGATCGAGGGTTTCGACGAGGACACGGCGGCGGAGATCCAGACCCGCGCCCGCGGCTATCTCGCCCGCATCGAGGCCGAGCTCGACGAGAAGCGCCGGGCGCTCGGCGTCGAGGACGATCTCAAGGGCGTGGAGGGCGTCACGACGGCCATGCTGGTGGCCCTCGGCGAGAACGACGTCAAGTCGGTCGAGGACCTCGCCGGCTGCGCCACCGACGACCTCGTCGGCTGGAGCGAGCGCAAGGACGGCGAGCTGACCAAGCATCCCGGCTATCTCGACAGCTTCGAACTGTCGCGCGAGGAGGCGGAAGCCATCATCGTCGCCGCCCGCGTCAAGGCCGGATGGATCGAGCCGCCGGCGGCGCCCGCCGAGGCGGCTGCCGAGAGCGGGGCCGAGGCTGGAGCCGAAGCCGTCGAAGCCGCCGGGCACGGAGCATGA
- the rimP gene encoding ribosome maturation factor RimP — MAEADSDIARPTFAPDALDEPRLLTETGAAARVAVIAERTILPMGFRLVRVRINGNNGCTVQIMAERPDGTMTVDDCEAVSKALSPVLDLDDPIGRAYHLEVSSAGIDRPLVRASDFQRWAGHEAKIDMTLIVAGRRRFRGTLLGADGVKARLRRSDAQAGEALDVELRIADMSEAHLVLTDALITESLRRAKAASKALAADLEAAEADDAPDEVPAKAPKQR; from the coding sequence TTGGCTGAAGCCGACAGCGACATCGCCCGGCCCACGTTCGCGCCCGACGCGCTGGACGAGCCGCGGCTGCTCACCGAGACCGGCGCCGCCGCGCGCGTCGCCGTCATCGCCGAGCGCACCATCCTGCCGATGGGCTTTCGCCTGGTGCGGGTGCGTATCAACGGCAACAATGGCTGCACGGTGCAGATCATGGCCGAACGGCCCGACGGCACGATGACGGTCGACGATTGCGAAGCGGTGAGCAAGGCGCTCTCCCCGGTGCTCGACCTCGACGACCCGATCGGCCGCGCCTATCACCTGGAGGTCTCCTCGGCCGGCATCGACCGGCCGCTGGTGCGGGCCTCCGACTTCCAGCGCTGGGCCGGCCACGAGGCCAAGATCGACATGACGCTGATCGTCGCCGGCCGCCGCCGCTTCCGCGGCACGCTGCTCGGCGCCGACGGGGTCAAGGCCCGGCTGCGCCGCTCCGACGCCCAGGCCGGCGAGGCCCTCGACGTGGAGCTGCGCATCGCCGACATGAGCGAGGCCCATCTGGTGCTGACCGATGCGCTCATCACCGAGTCGCTGCGCCGGGCCAAGGCCGCGTCGAAGGCGCTGGCCGCGGACCTCGAGGCGGCCGAAGCCGACGACGCCCCGGACGAGGTGCCGGCCAAGGCCCCGAAGCAACGCTGA
- a CDS encoding RNA-binding protein has product MPASHAGDIADDRRALERLCVATRLVRPVAELIRFVASAEGVLTPDLKRRLPGRGVWVTASRAAFGEAVRKKAFARALKRPVAVPDGLGATIEALLERRALEMLSLANKAGLVVAGFAKVMERVQAGRATAVIQAAEGAPDGARKLASAAHRAYLGGGAPVFITNFRSSQLDLALGRTNVIHAALGAGPASAGFLDRAAALAFWRDGGLASAGPAPDPEPPSHADDEPFTDADRPATDGEHAGLDGDRGDPPGFGTE; this is encoded by the coding sequence ATGCCCGCCAGCCACGCCGGGGATATCGCTGACGATCGGCGGGCGCTGGAGCGCCTGTGCGTCGCCACGCGCCTGGTCCGGCCGGTGGCGGAGCTGATCCGATTCGTCGCCTCGGCCGAGGGCGTGCTGACGCCCGACCTGAAGCGCCGGCTCCCCGGCCGGGGCGTCTGGGTCACCGCCTCGCGCGCCGCCTTCGGCGAGGCCGTGCGCAAAAAGGCCTTTGCCCGTGCCCTCAAGCGGCCGGTCGCGGTGCCCGACGGCCTCGGCGCCACCATCGAGGCGTTGCTCGAGCGCCGTGCCCTGGAGATGCTCAGTCTCGCCAACAAGGCCGGCCTCGTCGTCGCCGGCTTCGCCAAGGTGATGGAGCGGGTCCAGGCCGGCCGGGCGACGGCGGTGATTCAGGCCGCCGAAGGCGCTCCGGACGGGGCGAGAAAGCTTGCGTCGGCGGCGCATCGCGCCTATTTGGGTGGCGGCGCTCCTGTCTTCATCACGAATTTTCGGTCCAGCCAATTGGATTTGGCATTGGGGCGGACAAATGTGATACATGCAGCGCTCGGCGCGGGTCCGGCTTCGGCAGGATTTCTGGATCGCGCCGCGGCGCTCGCCTTCTGGCGTGATGGAGGTCTTGCTTCGGCGGGGCCTGCTCCGGACCCGGAGCCACCGTCGCACGCTGACGACGAACCCTTCACGGACGCTGACCGCCCGGCGACGGACGGCGAACACGCTGGTTTGGACGGAGACCGGGGCGACCCCCCAGGATTTGGCACTGAATGA